The genome window TCGTTGGTGACGATTTTCGTGGCCATGATGCTGCCAGCCTGGACAATATCCGATTGCGGAACGCCCATCAAAAAGGCCACGGGAGCAAAGATATAGCCGAGTATGGATTGGAAGGAAAGGTGAGTGGCCCATAAAAAAAGCTCGTTCACCAGATTCATCAACGCAATGAAACCGATCAGCATCGCAGCGACAATGATGGCAACTTTTAACCCATCGAGAATGCTTTCGCTGATCATCTGGAAGAAGGAGGGTTTGCCTGCTTCTTCTTCGACGAGGGGCAGATCCTCTTCATCATCCAGGTCGTACGGATTCATGATGTTGGCAACAATCAAGGCAGACAGGATGTTAACGACGATGGCAACCACGACGTATCTCGGCTCCAGCATGGTCATGTAGGCACCGACAATCGCAATGCTTACGGCGCTCATCGCCGAGGTGCACAACGTGTAGAGGCGCTTCCTGGAGATTTGCCCCAATTGCTTTTTGGTAGTCAGGAACACTTCCGATTGCCCGAGAAAGGCAGAAGAAACCGCTATGTAGTTCTCCAGCTTCCCCATTCCGTTCAACTTGCTTAGGATAAGACCTGCATATCGGATGATGAGGGGAAGAATGCGGAAATGATTGAGAATCCCGATTAAAACAGAGATAAAGATGATAGGAAGCAGCACGTCGAGAAAAAAATTGGAAACCCCGTTGTTTTCGAGTCCCCCGAATACGAAATCGACCCCGCTAATCCCCAGCTTCATCAAAACGTCAAAACCTTTTGAGATAAATCGGATCAGATCAATGCCGATGCTCGTGTTCAATAGGAGGAACGCCAATACAAGCTGGGCCGCAATCATTTTAAGGATGGGGGTAAGCCTGATGTCTTTGCGATTGTTGCTGGCCGCGTAGCCTACGCCGGATACGAACAGCAATCCTGTTACAAAAAAAACGATATTCATTTCTTCACTCTGCCTCCTGGTGCGCTGACTTGATGCATGCATGTCGAGCTGGCTGGTATCCCTTACAAGTATTTTGACCGTTCGGGTACGTGTCATTACCGAAAAAAGCTCTAGGGCCGATTCAAGACAATTTCGAATAGTAAGTTACTACCGTAAGAGTAACCTTATATAGGTTACATGGCTCGCTGTGGATTGTCAATTTCAGTTAGGATGGTTGGATTTGTTTCGTATTATCCCTTATGATGAGTAAAAGAACACCAGTGATGCCGATTAGGAGGATACATGTTACAAAAATTCGGTTTTTCGCAGTATGAAAGCAAAGTGTATGAAGCTCTGGTGTCTAGCGAGGAACCGTTGGACGCTACGAAAATAGTCAAATACTCCGGCGTCCCCAAAGCCAAAATCTATGAAGTGATCGCGCGTTTGATCGATAAAGGCATGGTTATGGACTCGGTATCGGAAAAGAAAAAGCTGTACAACGCGCTGCCCCTGCCGCTTGCCATTGAAAAACTCACGGCAGAATTTCAGGACAACGTGAAGCAATTGAAAATACAGGCGAGCAAAAAATCACATTCCGAG of Brevibacillus choshinensis contains these proteins:
- a CDS encoding NupC/NupG family nucleoside CNT transporter; this encodes MNIVFFVTGLLFVSGVGYAASNNRKDIRLTPILKMIAAQLVLAFLLLNTSIGIDLIRFISKGFDVLMKLGISGVDFVFGGLENNGVSNFFLDVLLPIIFISVLIGILNHFRILPLIIRYAGLILSKLNGMGKLENYIAVSSAFLGQSEVFLTTKKQLGQISRKRLYTLCTSAMSAVSIAIVGAYMTMLEPRYVVVAIVVNILSALIVANIMNPYDLDDEEDLPLVEEEAGKPSFFQMISESILDGLKVAIIVAAMLIGFIALMNLVNELFLWATHLSFQSILGYIFAPVAFLMGVPQSDIVQAGSIMATKIVTNEFVAMLNFKEIAGGLSPKTIGIVSVFLVSFANFGSIGIITGSVKALHERQGDVVAKFGLKLLLGSTLASVLSATIIGVFL